A genomic stretch from Helianthus annuus cultivar XRQ/B chromosome 1, HanXRQr2.0-SUNRISE, whole genome shotgun sequence includes:
- the LOC118481206 gene encoding uncharacterized protein LOC118481206 has translation MEVAKVTMLNDLNSYSNNYSIRVKIVSTSRKMMNQNKNETYRLDMIFMDEMGNMIQASCLHKLLERFEEFLQLDECIQITKPSLAANKSSSKVVNKNEKISLYFYTSVEKVVDWCGPKYKFNFVNLKDVVQNKVEVNTAIGMCLTSSFSLFVIYIKFV, from the exons ATGGAGGTTGCAAAGGTTACTATGCTTAATGATTTAAATAGTTATTCAAATAACTATTCCATTAGAGTGAAGATCGTTAGCACATCAAGGAAAATGATGAATCAGAATAAGAATGAAACATATCGGCTGGATATGATCTTTATGGATGAAATG GGCAATATGATACAAGCTAGCTGCCTTCATAAGTTGTTAGAAAGATTCGAAGAGTTCCTACAGCTTGATGAATGTATTCAGATTACTAAACCTTCTCTTGCTGCTAATAAGTCATCTTCTAAAGTGGTCAACAAGAATGAAAAAATATCTTTGTATTTTTACACTTCTGTTGAGAAAGTAGTTGACTGGTGTGGTCCGAAATACAAATTTAATTTTGTCAATCTaaaagatgttgttcagaataaAGTAGAAGTTAATACTGCTATTGGTATGTGTCTTACATCCTCTTTTAGTTTGTTTGTGATATATATTAAGTTTGTTTAA